A stretch of DNA from Candidatus Methanomethylophilaceae archaeon:
TAAGAATCACATACTGGACAGCATCAGCAATACGAATGCCGGGAAGAGGCGCCTGGAGACGTCGGTGAGGGAATTCATCGACGAATTCGGCAGGGATCCAACCCTGTCCGAGTTCTTGGGATACGCGAACACAGAGCCGAGCGCAATATACAAGGGCGGGCGCACCCTCCATGGGATGGCTGTATCCGCTCGCGGCGGGACTCCCGACCCAGAGGATGAGAAGGTTTTCTCCAAGGCGTTCCTGAGGGCTCTGAGCATCGACAGCGTCTCCTGGATAGAGGCGATGCTGAGCGTTATGGATGGAATTGGCGGCCGCTCAGAATCGATGGATCGCTACGTTTCGATGCTGTACTTCACATTCCACCCTTCCTCGGGCGCAGGCGGGAGCGGGGACGCATGGGAGTTTGCAGATTGGCTCAGAGGCAAGCCAGATTATGTTTCGGAATTCAGGGAGATCCTTCATATGGACAGGGATGCGGTGAAGTTTATGGAGGAGTCCGTGGACATAGGCCATACAAACCCTCTCCGGCTGCATTGCTCGTACAGCAACGATCAGATCAGGGCGGCCCTGGGGATAATAAAAGCTGGAGACATCGGCACTCTCAGGGAAGGCGTATACTACGACAAAGCCAACGGGTGCGACCTCCTTTTCGTCACTCTGAACAAGAAAGAGGGCGAGTACTCTCCGACGACGATGTACGAGGATTATCCCATCGGCGAGAGCGAGTTCAATTGGCAGAGCCAGAGCACCACATCCGAGGATTCGGCCACCGGGAGGCGCTACATCAATCACGACGATATGGGAAGCAGCGTCCTGCTCTTCGCCAGGGAAAGGAAGACCAACTCGTACGGCGGCAGCATGGCCTATGTTTTCCTCGGCAAAGTCCATTACATCTCGCATTCCGGCAGCAGGCCGATGACAATACGCTGGAGGATGGAGAGGTCGATTCCGATGAAGGTTCTGAAGTGGTCGCCAACGGCCATCAGATGATCCCATCCACCGACAAGTTTTATCAGTCTCCGACGTATCGATGCCCAACTATGAAGCTTCCATGCGAAATCGTCGTCACCCGCATCCTCCCGACGGTCAGAGGTGCCCTTGCCAAGGAGCTCGTCAGAAACCATGGGATGACCCAGGTGCAAGTGGCCTCCATGTTCGGCGTCACCAGCGCGGCCATATCGCAGTATCTGAAGGGCTTCAGCGAAGGCAATGACATAATCGACAGGAGCGAATACAGGGACGATTTCTATGCTTTCATAGCGAAGGAAGCCGACAGGGTAGCCGATGGGAAGGATGTGACCGAAGCGCTGTGCTCGATATGCCATTTCATCAAAGACAGCGGGCTTCTGAAGGCGCTCTACATTCTAGAAGGTTATACCGGCGACCTCAGCATGTGCATGGAGTGCTCCAACCTGGCCATCGTCCATCCTTTGGATCCCTTTCCGAGCGCCCGGTGAATATGCTTTATACGTCCGATTCCTACTCGTGTTCGTTACCATGGCCGGAAGGACAGCGAAAGTGGAGCGCATGACGAGGGAGACGCAGATCTCCGTCGAGCTTGACATAGATGGGAGCGGGAAATTCGAGGTCGACAGCAGCATCATGTTTCTGAAGCATATGGTGGAGACTCTTGCCAGATACGCATCTTTCGATCTGAAGGTCAGCGCCTACGGCGACAATGACCACCACATCATCGAGGATACGGCCATAACCATAGGGAAGGCGCTTCGGGACGCCATGGACGGAAGGCCGATCGAGAGGATGGCCACGGCGATCGTCCCGATGGATGACGCTCTCGTTATGTCTTCGCTGGATCTCGTGGACAGGCCTTATGCGGACATCGATTGCCCCTCGCCGGAATACCACCATTTCATGAGGAGCTTCGCTATGACTGCGGGGATAACCCTGCACATAATGGTGTTCCGCGGATTCGACGAGCACCACATCGTAGAGGCCGGATTCAAGGCCACCGGGAAGGCTCTGAAAGAGGCTCTGAAGGTCAGGGACACCGAGCTCAGCACAAAAGACAGCGTCAGATTCGGAGGCGAATGATATGCTCGCGAAAAGGATCATCCCCTGCCTCGACATGAAGAATGGCAGGGTAGTGAAAGGAATCAATTTCAAAGGTCTGAGGGACGTCGGCGATCCGCCGAAGATGGCCGTGGAATACGAGGCCCAAGGCGCGGACGAGATAACATTCCTGGACATCTCCGCTTCTCTGGAATCCAGGCAGACGATGCTTGACATAGTCTCGGAGACCGCCAAGAACCTCACCATACCGCTGGCCGTCGGGGGCGGGATAAAGAACGCGTCTGATATGAGGGACGCTCTGAACTCCGGGGCCGACAAAGTCTCCGTGAACTCCGCTGCCGTCAAGAACCCGGATATCATCGCGGAATGCGCCAGCGATTTCGGGAAGCAGTGCGTGATAGTCGCAATCGACGGCAAAAAGGTAGGCGACCATTGGGAGGTGTTCACCCACGGAGGGACCCGCTCCGCAGGCATCGACGCCGTGGAATGGGCGCAGAAAGCCCAGGATCTCGGCGCGGGGGAGATCCTTCTCACGTCCATGGACGCCGACGGCGTGAAGACCGGATATGACATACCCCTTACAGCGGCGGTCGCCGATGCGGTTGACATACCAGTCATCGCTTCGGGCGGATGCGGCTCCAAAGAGCACATAGCGGAGGTCTTCGAGCGCACCGGGGTATCCGCGGCGCTGGCCGCCTCAATCTTCCATTACAACGAATGCACCGTCTCGGAGGTCAAGGAATACCTGAGGGACAGGGGGATCGCAGTAAGATGACCGAACTCAAATACGACGACAAAGGGCTCATAACCGTGGTCGTACAGGACTGGATAACCAACGAGGTCCTCATGGTCGCGTGGGCCAACGAAGAGGCCGTAGAGCTGATGAAAAGCACCGGATACACCCACTTCTGGTCCAGAAGCAGGCAGAAGATGTGGAAGAAGGGCGAGGAATCCGGCCATGTGCAGAAGATAAAGTCCATACAGACGGACTGCGACGCCGACACTTTGCTGGTCAGGGTGGAGCAGACCGGGGTCGCATGCCACACCGGCACGCCGTCCTGCTTCAACGACGTCATCTACGGCGACAAAGATTCGACGATGGCCATACTGCCGGACCTGATGCGCGTGATAAAGGACAGGCACGAGAACCCCTCGGACGAGAGCTACACATGCAAGCTGTTCGACGACGAGACCCGCATGTGCAAGAAGATCATAGAGGAAGCCGGGGAGTTCGCGCTGGCCATCAAGGATAAGGACGAGGACGAGATGGCGTGGGAGCTGGCGGACCTCATCTACCACACCATGGTCGCCATCGAGAAGACCGGCCTTCCGATGGACATGGTCTATGCGAAGCTGTCGGAGAGGGCCCAATGAGAGCCGACCTCCACACGCACAGCATCTTCAGCGACGGGGAGCTGATCCCGGCGGAGCTCGTCAGGACGGCAATGATTCTGGGGCATGACGCCATCGCGATCACCGACCACGTCGACATGGCCAACGTCGAATGGGTGGTCACCAACGTGGTCAAGGCCGCCGAGCTCAGCGAGGATTACATCAGGACCATCCCGGGGGTTGAGATAACCCATGTTCCCCCATGCAGGATAGCCAAGGTCGCGGATATGGCCAGAAGATTCGGGGCGCAATGGGTGGTTGTGCACGGGGAAACGACCGTCGAGCCGGTTTAGCCCGGCACCAACAGGTATTCCGTCGAGAATCCGGACATCGACGTTTTGGCGCATCCCGGATTCCTCACTTTGGAAGAGGCGGAGCTCGCCAAGAGCAACGGCGTCCTCATCGAAGTCAGCGGCAGGAGAGGCCACAGCCTTACCAACGGCCATGTGGTCAAGGTTGCCAGGGAAGCCGGGGCCGACATCATAATCGATTCCGATGCCCACGCTCCCGAAGACCTCATGGACGAATCCAGGGCCAGGATCGTTGCCCGCGGGGCGGGGATGTCCGATGCCGAAGTGGAGAGAGCGATCAACGCCACGCCTTTCGAGGCCATAAGGCGCATCCGCTGAGAAACAATCCGGCTGTCCGCCGGAATCCTTTAATTTATATAATCGCGGGCAATCGCAAATTGATGATCGGGCATCCTGGGAAGCAGGCCGTAAGGCTCCTGTACGCCGTCATTGCCTTGGCGGCATTCGTCGACGGATTGGACGGGACGATAGTCACCACCGCTCTCCCTGACATAGCCCAAGCGTTCGGGATAACGGCAGCGGATTCGTCCTGGGTCATAACCGTCTATTTCCTGGTGATGGCCGGGCTGATCCTGGTCTTCGGGAAGATATGCGACAAAGGCGCGCTCAAGAGGGTCATCGTCTTAGGGTTCGCGACTTTCACCGTAGGATCCTTATTGTGCGCCTTTTCGTGGTCATTCCCGGCGCTCATCGCGTTCCGGGCGGTCCAAGGTATCGGGGCGGGCATGCTGTCCGCTTCCGGGATAATGATCGCTGTGAAGTATCTGCCCCACAGGCTGATGGCCATGGGGCTTTCGATCTCCGTCCTCGGATATTCGATCGGAGGGGCTCTGGGACCGGTTCTCGGGGGCGTCCTCACGGAATACTTCGCATGGGAATGGATATTCCTGATAAATGTGCCCATAGGCATAGTGGGCGTGGCTCTGGCGCAGAAGGCCGTCCCGAAAGACTTCGGATTCAAGTCTCCCGGATTCGATTACGCCGGGTCCGCGCTGCTGTTCATCGCGATGATCTCCGGATTGTATGTGATCGAATCGATTCCGTCGCACGGGTTCGGCACGGTGTCCGCCGTTCTCATCGCGGTCTTCGCCGTCTCCGCAATCTTATTCATAGTTCTGGAAAGAAAGGTCTCAGAGCCCGTCCTGAGGCTTCCGGTATTCAGAAGGCCGGCCACCATAGCTTCCATCGCGGTCTTCCTGCTGATAAATCTGTGCTGGATGGGTGCGTTCTATCTTCTGCCGTTCTATATGCAGATCGTCCTGGGATATGACACGATGACGACAGGGGCAGTTCTGGCTATCCAGTCCTTGGTCACGCTGGTGATGTGCGTTCCGGTGGGGAAGATGATCCCCAAGAAAGGCAACAGGCATTATGTGATTCTGGCGTGCGCTTCGCTGGTAATAATGTCCGCGTCTTTGGTCTTCGCCAGAGATGGCTCCCCGATTCCGATGATCATTTCGGTTATATTCCTGGGGGTCATCTGGGGGTTCGGAGGCGGATCCTTCGGGAGCAGAGTCGTCGACAGCGTGCCTCCGGAGAACAAAGGTGACGCATCGCCGGTTGTATCCCTGGTAATCTATCTGGGATCGGCCATTGGTTCGGCGCTGTATTCGGGGATGTTTGCCTTGGGCTCAAACTCATCCGGAACCCCGATCTCGGAGCTGTCATCGGACGTCTTCATGTCCGGGTTCACATTCGCCATGATTATCGGGACTGTAATCTCAGTCTGCGCTCTGTTCCTGTCCTGGGCGTTCAACGAGGAGAAGGATGTCCACGAGGATAGGCTGCGATTTCCATCGCCAAATAGAAATATCGATGCCAGATAAGCATCAGATATGCCAGAGATAGCGATTATCGGAGGCACCGGAATCTACAACCCGGATGCTTTCGAGCTTATCAAAGAGGTCCGCCCGGACACCCCATACGGAAAGCCGTCGTCCAAAATACTGGTCGGAAAGATTGCCGGAGTCGAGATTGCATTCCTGTTCCGCCATGGAACCGGAGAAGAAAGGTACCCTCCGTCTTCGGTCCCATACAGGGCCAATATGTGGGCCCTCAAAGAGCTCGGATGCAGATACGTCATATCCGCATGCGCCGTGGGCTCTCTTCAGGAGGAATTCGTTCCCGGAGATTTGGTGATCGCGGATCAGTTCATCGATTTCACCAAGAAAAGGGATTACACTTATTTCGACGACAAAGTCATCCACATTTCCATCCCGGATCCGTTCTGCCCGTATCTCAACGGGATCTTCGCCGTCGCGGCGGAGGAGATGGGAATCAGATACCACAAAGGCGGCAGATACATGTGCATAGAAGGCCCCAGATTCTCCACCAGGGCCGAGAGCTTCATGTTCAGGAACTTTGCCGACATCATCGGCATGACTGTGGTCCCAGAGTGCCAGCTTGCCAGGGAGCTAGGCATGTGCTACTGCAGCCTTGCCACCGTCACAGATTACGACGTCTGGAAGGACGAGCCTGTGGACATAGACATGGTCCTCAGAACGATGTCCGAATGCCTCAGCAAAGTCCTCAGGCTCCTCGAGCTCGGGCTTCCAAGGATACAGTCCTGCGGATGCTCCGAATGCATCGAGGCCGCCAAAGGCGCAGGTGCGCTCTGAAACTTTTCTGGGGGAGCCTAAGCCCCCAGATCAATTCTCTTTGTGTTCGCCGGTCTACGCGCGGCATTCTTTTGCAAGCGTCCCGCGAACCCTTTTATTATGGTAATTTAGAAGTATTCGCTAATCGGTCGCTTGTTCTATGGAGGAAGAGAAGACTCAAGGCCAGATTCTGGCCGAAAAACTTCTGAGAAAGCCCAAGAGCATCCCGGAGTCGAATCCCGAGATTCTCGACGAGGCTTCGAAGTTCTGCGAAGGATACAAGGAATTCCTTTCGAACAAAACCGAGCGCGAGGCCGTCGCATACGCGATTCCGATACTCAAGGGGCGCGGGTACACCGAATACGTTCGCGGAAAGGCCTACAAGCCCGGCGACAAGTTCTACATGGTCAACCGCGGGAAGAACATCCTGATGTGCACCAAAGGCAAGAGGCCTGTAATCGATGGGATCCGCGTTTCCGTGGCCCATCTGGACAGCCCCAGGCTGGATTTCAAGCCCCATCCGCTGTTCGAGGACGCCGATATGGCGTATTTCAAGACACATTACTACGGCGGCATCAAGAAATACCAGTGGACCACGGTCCCGCTTTCCATACGCGGCAAAGTGATGAAGGCCGACGGAACCTCGGTCGATGTGAGGATCGGGGAGGAAGAGGACGAGCCCTCCTTCTGCATAACCGATCTGCTGGTGCATCTCGCCCAGAACCAGATGTCCAAGACCGCCTCCAAGGTCGTCGAAGGAGAGCAGCTCAACGTTCTCATCGGATCCTGGCCGTATCAGGACGAGAAAGTCCAGAAGAAAGTCAAGCTCGCAATAATGTCCATCCTCAACGAGAAATACGGCATAACCGAAGCCGATTTCGAATCCGCCGAGCTTTGCGCCGTGCCCGCATTCAAAGCCAGGGATCTCGGCTTCGACAGGTCCATGGTCGCCGGATACGGTCAGGACGACAGTTCCTGCGCTTACGCCGAGTTCATGGCCGAGATCGACACCAAAGAGCCGGAATTCACCACGCTCACGATCTTCGCCGACAAGGAGGAGACCGGATCCGACGGAGTGACCGGGATGAGGTCTTATTTCTTCAGGGACTTCGTCGAGGATCTGGCTCAGGCAGAGGGGGTCGAGGTCAGGCATGTCCTCCGCAATTCGATATGCCTCTCGGCCGATGTGGGATCGGCTTACGACCCGGCGTTCGGCGACGTTTACGAGACGACCAACTGCGCCTATCTCAACTATGGGCCTATACTGTCCAAATACGACGGTTCCAGAGGCAAATACAGCACGAACGACGCTTCCGCCGAGATGGTCGGATACATGCTGGACATCTTCAGGGAGAACGGCATAGTCTGGCAGATGGGCGAGCTAGGGAAGATCGACATAGGCGGCGGAGGAACCATAGCCTCCGAGATTTCGGTTCACAACATCGATACCATCGACATAGGCGTGCCGGTTCTTTCCATGCACGCTCCCGTCGAGGTTACTGCGAAAGTCGATGTATACATGCTTTACAAAGCGATCTATGCCGTGTACAACAGCTCAAAGCAGAAGAAAATCTGATCAAACAGCCGTCTTCGGGCGGCGCCCTTCATCTTCTTCCGACATAAATCACGCGATCTGAATCATTGCGGTAAGGGGAGAACCTGTCGGAATACATCCTGAATTCTCTGAGCCCAGCGTCCTCCATCATCCCTCTCATCTCATCGGCGGAGTAGAATCTTATCTCATATACGCAAGTATCCGAGGGGTCGGCGGTGTTGCTGTGGACTGCGCATCTCCTTTCCCGGTCCCAGCCCATGCCTTGCACCATATCCTCGGCGCGTATCTCCCCTGAGCCAAGCATGTTCTCCGTTTCGATTATCAGGATGCCGCCGTCCTCCAGCAGCCCAGCGAATTTCCTGACGAGTTCGCGGTTCTCTACGTCGGAGAAATAGCCGAAGCTCGTGTACCAGTTCAGGACGCATCCGAACCTGTTCTCGGAGGAGAATTCTCTCATGTCTCCGCGCACGAATTCGCATTTTCTGCATCTGCTTCTGGCGGCGGCGATGAAGAAAGGATTGGCGTCGGTGCCGGTGACTTCGAACCCGGCTTTCGCGAGGCCAGCCGATATGCTCCCGACCCCGCATGGGATGTCGAGAACAGAATCGCATTTCCCTCTGAGAAACGCGATCAGGCTTTCTATATCGGCCTTGATGTGCTTTTTGTCGGGGAACCATTCCCATCCGTTTGCGCACTTGTAGTTCTCTCCGATGGGAACCCTGTCATGCGAGGAATCGATGGGAGACATGGAATCAAAAGAGAGATGAGTGCAACCGCCGGGATTCGAACCCGGGCAATGAGCTTGGAAGGCTCAGATCCTAACCAGCTAGATCACAGTTGCCTCTAAGTCCCCGACTGCTGATGCTATATTTAAGTATATTGCATGGGACGCCGGCTCTGGCATTCTTTTCTGCATGCGGAGATGATTTCTTCCGGGTCTTCCGCAGCCATCAGGCCAGACATGAGGCATGCTCCGGAAGCTCCGCTTTCGCTCACCGCGCGGATGTTGCCGGCTCCTATGCCTCCGATCGCCCATATTGGAATCCCCAGCTCCGAAGCCAGGCGCTTCACGGTCCCGAGTCCCATGGCAGCTTTTCCCGGTTTGCAGGACGTCTCGAATACGTTCCCAAAGACGACGGCATCGGCGCCATTTTCTGAGGCCTGTATGCCTTCTTCGAAGGAATGCACGGATACTATAGTCCTGAACCGGCTCTTCTTTTCCATCGAATGGAACGGCATCCATACGGTTTCAATGCCAAGGTTCTCTGCGATTCTCGGGTCGCCGTCCAAGCAGAATTCAATGCCGCATCCGTCGCAGATTTCCATGAGCGATGCCGCGAGCGCGAGGGATTCGCCGTATGGGAGGTCTTTCTCGCGCATCACTAACATGTCGGCTCCTGCGGAGCATATCAGGCGCACCTGGTCCAGAAGGGGCCTGGCGCAGTTTTTCCGGTCTGTCACAGCGATTATGTCCATCGGTCTGATCTCACGTAATCGTTGAAAATCGGCTGCAGTCCGCTTTTAGCGAGGGCTTCCCTGACCTCCGCCACGTTGCGTGTATCTGACAGCTCGAATTGGCCGCCGCCTTTGCTCTTGACGTCGCTGTGGCCGCCTATCTCGACTGACGATCCGGCCGATATCTTCGTGGCGCAGATGTTGACGATGCCGTCCCTGAATCTGGGCGATTCTCTGGTCGAAATAGTCTCGGATGCGAACGGCATGAAGAGCCTGTAAGCCATCGCAACCTGCAGGAGGTTGCTCTCGGAAACTTTCACGTCGTCTTCCTTATGCGCAGCTGTCGGCCTGAGCCTGGGCAGAGAGAACGCGATCTCCGCATGCGGGTATTTCCTCTGGATCAGATAGGCATGCACCCCGCAGCAGAACGCGTCCTTTCTCCAGTCGTCCCTGAGCCCCAGCAAAGCGGCGAATCCCACGCCTCTCATCCCGCCTATTAAGGCTCTCTCCTGGGCGTTGAATCTGTAGGACATGACCCTTTTCGGGCCGCCAAGATGGAATCTGGAATACGTCTCCGGGTCGTACGTCTCCTGGAATACAGTGACATAATCGGCGCCGCACCCATGCAGAAATCTGTAGTCGCCGGAATTAGCCGGATATATTTCGAGCCCGACGCTGGAGAAGCGCTCTGCGGCCTTCCTGACGCACATGCCGATGTATTCCATGTCCGAGAATCTTCTGGATTCCCCGGTCAAAAGGAGCAGGTCCGTGAGGCCGGTGGAAGCGATGCTGTCCATC
This window harbors:
- a CDS encoding class I SAM-dependent methyltransferase, whose protein sequence is MSPIDSSHDRVPIGENYKCANGWEWFPDKKHIKADIESLIAFLRGKCDSVLDIPCGVGSISAGLAKAGFEVTGTDANPFFIAAARSRCRKCEFVRGDMREFSSENRFGCVLNWYTSFGYFSDVENRELVRKFAGLLEDGGILIIETENMLGSGEIRAEDMVQGMGWDRERRCAVHSNTADPSDTCVYEIRFYSADEMRGMMEDAGLREFRMYSDRFSPYRNDSDRVIYVGRR
- a CDS encoding thiamine phosphate synthase; protein product: MDIIAVTDRKNCARPLLDQVRLICSAGADMLVMREKDLPYGESLALAASLMEICDGCGIEFCLDGDPRIAENLGIETVWMPFHSMEKKSRFRTIVSVHSFEEGIQASENGADAVVFGNVFETSCKPGKAAMGLGTVKRLASELGIPIWAIGGIGAGNIRAVSESGASGACLMSGLMAAEDPEEIISACRKECQSRRPMQYT
- a CDS encoding histidinol phosphate phosphatase domain-containing protein, whose product is MDVLAHPGFLTLEEAELAKSNGVLIEVSGRRGHSLTNGHVVKVAREAGADIIIDSDAHAPEDLMDESRARIVARGAGMSDAEVERAINATPFEAIRRIR
- the hisF gene encoding imidazole glycerol phosphate synthase subunit HisF, with amino-acid sequence MLAKRIIPCLDMKNGRVVKGINFKGLRDVGDPPKMAVEYEAQGADEITFLDISASLESRQTMLDIVSETAKNLTIPLAVGGGIKNASDMRDALNSGADKVSVNSAAVKNPDIIAECASDFGKQCVIVAIDGKKVGDHWEVFTHGGTRSAGIDAVEWAQKAQDLGAGEILLTSMDADGVKTGYDIPLTAAVADAVDIPVIASGGCGSKEHIAEVFERTGVSAALAASIFHYNECTVSEVKEYLRDRGIAVR
- a CDS encoding imidazoleglycerol-phosphate dehydratase; this translates as MAGRTAKVERMTRETQISVELDIDGSGKFEVDSSIMFLKHMVETLARYASFDLKVSAYGDNDHHIIEDTAITIGKALRDAMDGRPIERMATAIVPMDDALVMSSLDLVDRPYADIDCPSPEYHHFMRSFAMTAGITLHIMVFRGFDEHHIVEAGFKATGKALKEALKVRDTELSTKDSVRFGGE
- a CDS encoding histidinol phosphate phosphatase domain-containing protein → MRADLHTHSIFSDGELIPAELVRTAMILGHDAIAITDHVDMANVEWVVTNVVKAAELSEDYIRTIPGVEITHVPPCRIAKVADMARRFGAQWVVVHGETTVEPV
- a CDS encoding transcriptional regulator, which codes for MKLPCEIVVTRILPTVRGALAKELVRNHGMTQVQVASMFGVTSAAISQYLKGFSEGNDIIDRSEYRDDFYAFIAKEADRVADGKDVTEALCSICHFIKDSGLLKALYILEGYTGDLSMCMECSNLAIVHPLDPFPSAR
- a CDS encoding bifunctional phosphoribosyl-AMP cyclohydrolase/phosphoribosyl-ATP diphosphatase HisIE; this encodes MHRLGGQGIPEGQGDRSKMTELKYDDKGLITVVVQDWITNEVLMVAWANEEAVELMKSTGYTHFWSRSRQKMWKKGEESGHVQKIKSIQTDCDADTLLVRVEQTGVACHTGTPSCFNDVIYGDKDSTMAILPDLMRVIKDRHENPSDESYTCKLFDDETRMCKKIIEEAGEFALAIKDKDEDEMAWELADLIYHTMVAIEKTGLPMDMVYAKLSERAQ
- the mtnP gene encoding S-methyl-5'-thioadenosine phosphorylase yields the protein MPEIAIIGGTGIYNPDAFELIKEVRPDTPYGKPSSKILVGKIAGVEIAFLFRHGTGEERYPPSSVPYRANMWALKELGCRYVISACAVGSLQEEFVPGDLVIADQFIDFTKKRDYTYFDDKVIHISIPDPFCPYLNGIFAVAAEEMGIRYHKGGRYMCIEGPRFSTRAESFMFRNFADIIGMTVVPECQLARELGMCYCSLATVTDYDVWKDEPVDIDMVLRTMSECLSKVLRLLELGLPRIQSCGCSECIEAAKGAGAL
- a CDS encoding aminopeptidase, whose product is MEEEKTQGQILAEKLLRKPKSIPESNPEILDEASKFCEGYKEFLSNKTEREAVAYAIPILKGRGYTEYVRGKAYKPGDKFYMVNRGKNILMCTKGKRPVIDGIRVSVAHLDSPRLDFKPHPLFEDADMAYFKTHYYGGIKKYQWTTVPLSIRGKVMKADGTSVDVRIGEEEDEPSFCITDLLVHLAQNQMSKTASKVVEGEQLNVLIGSWPYQDEKVQKKVKLAIMSILNEKYGITEADFESAELCAVPAFKARDLGFDRSMVAGYGQDDSSCAYAEFMAEIDTKEPEFTTLTIFADKEETGSDGVTGMRSYFFRDFVEDLAQAEGVEVRHVLRNSICLSADVGSAYDPAFGDVYETTNCAYLNYGPILSKYDGSRGKYSTNDASAEMVGYMLDIFRENGIVWQMGELGKIDIGGGGTIASEISVHNIDTIDIGVPVLSMHAPVEVTAKVDVYMLYKAIYAVYNSSKQKKI
- the thiH gene encoding 2-iminoacetate synthase ThiH; translation: MAYRAPTDACDYYPHMENIGTEILEKVLDADRNCDLGSYTDKDVKRALGKGRLEPDDFAALLSPAAEPFLEDIAKKARKTTREHFGNAVTLFTPLYASNYCENRCQYCGFNACSDISRARLTEKEVEKEMDSIASTGLTDLLLLTGESRRFSDMEYIGMCVRKAAERFSSVGLEIYPANSGDYRFLHGCGADYVTVFQETYDPETYSRFHLGGPKRVMSYRFNAQERALIGGMRGVGFAALLGLRDDWRKDAFCCGVHAYLIQRKYPHAEIAFSLPRLRPTAAHKEDDVKVSESNLLQVAMAYRLFMPFASETISTRESPRFRDGIVNICATKISAGSSVEIGGHSDVKSKGGGQFELSDTRNVAEVREALAKSGLQPIFNDYVRSDRWT
- a CDS encoding MFS transporter, with protein sequence MIGHPGKQAVRLLYAVIALAAFVDGLDGTIVTTALPDIAQAFGITAADSSWVITVYFLVMAGLILVFGKICDKGALKRVIVLGFATFTVGSLLCAFSWSFPALIAFRAVQGIGAGMLSASGIMIAVKYLPHRLMAMGLSISVLGYSIGGALGPVLGGVLTEYFAWEWIFLINVPIGIVGVALAQKAVPKDFGFKSPGFDYAGSALLFIAMISGLYVIESIPSHGFGTVSAVLIAVFAVSAILFIVLERKVSEPVLRLPVFRRPATIASIAVFLLINLCWMGAFYLLPFYMQIVLGYDTMTTGAVLAIQSLVTLVMCVPVGKMIPKKGNRHYVILACASLVIMSASLVFARDGSPIPMIISVIFLGVIWGFGGGSFGSRVVDSVPPENKGDASPVVSLVIYLGSAIGSALYSGMFALGSNSSGTPISELSSDVFMSGFTFAMIIGTVISVCALFLSWAFNEEKDVHEDRLRFPSPNRNIDAR